A window of the Lactuca sativa cultivar Salinas chromosome 7, Lsat_Salinas_v11, whole genome shotgun sequence genome harbors these coding sequences:
- the LOC111892034 gene encoding flap endonuclease 1 → MGIKGLTKLLADNAPKAMKEQKFESYFGRKIAIDASMSIYQFLIVVGRSGTEMLTNEAGDVTSHLQGMFNRTIRLLESGLKPVYVFDGAPPDLKKQELAKRYSRREDATAELDEAIKSGNKEDIEKFSKRTVKVTRQHNEDCKKLLRLMGVPVIEAPSEAEAQCAALCKADKVYAVASEDMDSLTFGAPKFLRHLMDPASRKIPVMEFDVSKVLEELNLTMDQFIDLCILCGCDYCDSIRGIGGQTALKLIRQHGSIETILENINKERYQIPENWPYQEARRLFKEPLVCVDDEQLELKWTSPDEEGLLNFLVTENGFNSDRVTKAVEKIKASKNKSSQNRLESFFKPVVSTSVPIKRKETNEKAAKEPANKKAKGGAGRKKK, encoded by the exons ATGGGGATAAAG GGTTTAACGAAGCTTCTAGCGGACAATGCCCCGAAGGCCATGAAAGAGCAGAAATTCGAGAGTTATTTTGGTCGGAAAATCGCCATCGATGCTAGCATGAGCATCTACCAGTTTCTG ATTGTCGTCGGAAGAAGTGGGACAGAAATGCTGACCAATGAGGCTGGTGATGTGACTAG CCATTTGCAAGGAATGTTCAATCGGACTATTAGGCTTCTGGAATCTGGATTGAAGCCAGT cTATGTTTTTGATGGGGCACCTCCCGATTTGAAGAAACAAGAACTTGCAAAAAG ATACTCAAGGCGAGAAGATGCAACAGCAGAGTTAGATGAGGCTATTAAG TCTGGCAATAAGGAAGACATTGAGAAATTTAGTAAACGTACTGTGAAG GTAACAAGACAACACAATGAGGATTGCAAAAAACTTCTAAGGCTTATGGGAGTGCCTGTTATTgag GCCCCATCTGAAGCAGAGGCACAATGTGCTGCTCTTTGCAAAGCTGATAag GTGTATGCTGTTGCCTCTGAAGATATGGATTCTCTTACTTTTGGAGCACCAAAATTTCTTAGACATTTAATGGATCCTGCTTCAAGAAAAATTCCCGTGATGGAATTTGATGTTTCCAag GTTTTAGAGGAACTGAACCTTACAATGGATCAATTTATTGATCTCTGTATCCTATGTGGATGTGATTATTGTGACAGTATTAGAG GTATTGGTGGGCAGACAGCTTTGAAGCTCATTCGTCAACATGGGTCAATAGAAACTATCCTTGAAAATATAAACAAAGAGag ATATCAAATACCTGAGAATTGGCCATATCAGGAGGCTAGACGCCTTTTCAAAGAGCCTTTGGTTTGTGTTGATGATGAACAGCTTGAACTTAAATGGACTTCTCCAGATGAAGAA gGCTTGTTAAACTTCTTGGTGACTGAAAATGGGTTCAACAGTGACAGAGTCACAAAG GCAGTGGAGAAAATAAAAGCTTCCAAGAACAAATCGTCACAAAATCG ATTAGAATCATTCTTTAAACCAGTTGTTAGCACTTCTGTTCCCATTAAAAGAAAG GAAACGAATGAAAAAGCTGCAAAAGAACCAGCCAACAAAAAAGCAAAGGGTGGAGCTGGTAGAAAAAAGAAATAG